From a region of the Myxococcus stipitatus genome:
- a CDS encoding PLP-dependent aminotransferase family protein gives MAQKKYERLAAELERQIASNLVKPGERLSSVRELSRVKRVGLNTVVRALGLLEDRGLIVSRPQSGFYVLGPRASSGVTAPAMRLTLPKEVQVPDLVSTLFESAKDRQVLPLGAACLDAELYPLAAINRATRRVVREQPRLVGGYALPPGDFEYRRQVSRRLEKFGTFVAPAELVATGGAMESLGLALRATCSPGDTVLIESPQYFGILQALQHLRLKVVEVPSHPVEGVQLEQVEEALRRGGVSAGLFTPNFSNPLGTLMSDEKKAALVALFARHGVPLIEDDIYAELSFQGLRPRPLKAFDTRGGVLTCASFSKTVSPGLKVGWLAPGRYLPRVQALQLASTMGGSPLSQRVMASYLASREYERNLRELRLHCSVQVERFSRFILERFPEGTRTSRPQGGFVLWVELPRQVDSVELFRRALEEGLSFSPGTLFSTRELYRNYLRLNCGNRWSPRLEQGLARLARLVATMAKARPS, from the coding sequence ATGGCCCAGAAGAAGTACGAGCGGCTGGCCGCCGAGCTCGAGCGGCAGATTGCCAGCAACCTGGTGAAGCCCGGCGAGCGGCTGAGCTCCGTGCGAGAGCTGAGCCGCGTCAAGCGGGTGGGGCTGAACACGGTGGTCCGCGCGCTGGGGTTGCTGGAGGACCGGGGACTCATCGTGTCGAGGCCGCAGTCGGGCTTCTATGTGTTGGGGCCCCGGGCGTCCTCCGGCGTCACCGCGCCCGCCATGCGCCTGACGCTCCCCAAGGAGGTCCAGGTTCCGGACCTGGTCTCCACGCTCTTCGAGTCCGCGAAGGACCGGCAGGTCCTCCCGTTGGGCGCGGCCTGCCTCGACGCGGAGCTCTATCCGCTCGCGGCCATCAACCGGGCGACGCGCCGGGTGGTCCGCGAGCAGCCTCGCCTGGTGGGCGGCTATGCGTTGCCGCCGGGGGACTTCGAGTACCGCCGGCAGGTGTCGAGGCGGCTGGAGAAGTTCGGCACGTTCGTGGCGCCCGCGGAGCTGGTCGCCACCGGGGGCGCCATGGAGTCGCTCGGGCTGGCGCTGCGCGCGACGTGCTCCCCGGGCGACACGGTGCTCATCGAGTCACCCCAGTACTTCGGCATCCTCCAGGCGCTTCAGCACCTGCGGCTCAAGGTGGTGGAGGTCCCCTCGCATCCCGTCGAGGGCGTCCAACTGGAGCAGGTCGAGGAGGCGCTGCGGCGCGGTGGCGTGTCCGCGGGCCTCTTCACGCCCAACTTCAGCAACCCCCTGGGCACGTTGATGAGCGATGAGAAGAAGGCCGCGCTCGTCGCGCTCTTCGCGCGCCACGGCGTCCCGCTCATCGAGGACGACATCTACGCGGAGCTGTCCTTCCAGGGGTTGAGGCCCCGGCCGCTGAAGGCCTTCGATACCCGGGGCGGTGTCCTGACGTGCGCCTCGTTCTCCAAGACGGTCTCCCCGGGGCTGAAGGTGGGCTGGCTCGCGCCGGGGCGATATCTCCCGCGCGTGCAGGCGCTCCAGCTCGCCTCGACGATGGGCGGCAGCCCCCTGTCCCAGCGGGTGATGGCCAGCTACCTGGCGTCGAGGGAGTACGAGCGCAACCTGCGCGAGCTGCGCCTGCATTGCTCGGTGCAGGTGGAGCGCTTCTCCCGGTTCATCCTGGAGCGCTTCCCGGAGGGCACGCGGACCTCGCGGCCACAGGGCGGCTTCGTGCTCTGGGTGGAGCTGCCCCGGCAGGTGGACTCCGTGGAGCTGTTCCGTCGGGCGCTGGAGGAGGGGCTCTCCTTCTCGCCCGGGACGCTCTTCTCCACGCGGGAGCTGTACCGCAACTACCTGCGGCTCAACTGCGGCAACCGCTGGAGCCCTCGGCTCGAACAGGGGCTGGCGCGGCTGGCCCGGCTGGTGGCGACGATGGCGAAGGCCCGCCCGTCCTAG
- a CDS encoding sugar phosphate nucleotidyltransferase → MKAMVLCAGLGTRLRPLTERWPKPALPLLGQPLLRYHLAVLRAAGVIQVGINTHHLPDTMADVARAECERAGLPLHVVHEPVIQGTGGGIRGLRAFLGDGDFIVFNGDILYPVDLRPVVAMHQASGALATMVLQPMPEAEKYAAVELDGAGRVRRIAGHGPGGEGLSPWHFTGVHVMSPRIFDFMRDEGPEDINREVYVRALTQGQVVRGVRVDGYWSDLGTPSRYLATVQDVLAGRVRLEWLGAASPLAGLSRGPGVSWVHPEARLEGARVEGPAYLGRGARVAEGAFVGPSVAVEAGVEVGAGARLERAVVFEGTAVAPGEALTEVLAWGAHRVPAPLAGH, encoded by the coding sequence ATGAAGGCGATGGTGCTCTGCGCGGGGTTGGGAACCCGCCTGCGTCCGCTCACCGAGCGCTGGCCCAAGCCGGCGCTGCCGCTGTTGGGCCAACCGCTGTTGCGCTACCACCTGGCGGTGCTGAGGGCGGCGGGCGTCATCCAGGTGGGCATCAACACCCACCACCTGCCGGACACCATGGCGGACGTGGCGCGGGCCGAGTGCGAGCGCGCGGGGCTGCCGCTGCACGTCGTCCACGAGCCCGTCATCCAGGGCACGGGCGGCGGCATCCGCGGGCTGCGCGCGTTCCTCGGCGACGGCGACTTCATCGTCTTCAACGGGGACATCCTCTACCCGGTGGACCTGCGGCCGGTGGTGGCCATGCACCAGGCCTCCGGCGCGTTGGCCACGATGGTGCTCCAGCCCATGCCGGAGGCGGAGAAGTACGCCGCGGTGGAGCTGGACGGCGCCGGGCGCGTGCGGCGCATCGCCGGCCATGGTCCGGGGGGCGAGGGCCTGTCCCCGTGGCATTTCACCGGGGTGCACGTGATGTCGCCGCGCATCTTCGACTTCATGCGCGACGAGGGGCCCGAGGACATCAACCGCGAGGTCTACGTGCGCGCGCTCACCCAAGGGCAGGTGGTGCGCGGGGTCCGGGTGGACGGGTACTGGTCCGACCTGGGCACGCCGTCGCGCTACCTGGCCACGGTGCAGGACGTGCTCGCCGGCCGGGTGCGGCTGGAATGGCTGGGCGCGGCCTCGCCGCTGGCGGGGCTGTCGCGCGGGCCGGGCGTGTCGTGGGTCCATCCCGAGGCGCGGCTGGAGGGCGCGCGGGTGGAGGGGCCGGCGTACCTGGGCCGTGGAGCCCGCGTGGCCGAGGGCGCCTTCGTGGGCCCGTCGGTGGCGGTGGAGGCGGGGGTGGAGGTGGGGGCGGGGGCCCGGCTGGAGCGCGCCGTCGTCTTCGAGGGCACCGCGGTGGCTCCGGGCGAGGCGCTCACGGAGGTGCTCGCCTGGGGCGCGCACCGGGTGCCCGCGCCGCTCGCGGGGCACTGA
- a CDS encoding Stp1/IreP family PP2C-type Ser/Thr phosphatase codes for MRIEVAGSTHVGMKRNHNEDNFLMLPEEHLFIVADGMGGHSSGEIASRIAVDELGEFYKMTSKDQDSTWPFKMDKQRNYDENRLATGIKLANARIFERASSESKYKGMGTTIVSVHFTSDVAYVGHVGDSRVYFFRAGALKQITEDHSLLNDYLKAKKLSPEEVENFPHKNVIVRALGMKESVQVDVAKVEPQVGDIFLLCSDGLSGMVTDAQMQEILARTPELDKACSQLIDMANAAGGNDNVTCILARYHAN; via the coding sequence ATGCGCATCGAGGTAGCCGGCAGCACCCACGTCGGGATGAAGCGGAATCACAACGAGGACAACTTCCTCATGCTGCCCGAGGAGCACCTCTTCATCGTCGCGGACGGGATGGGTGGCCACTCCTCGGGAGAGATTGCCAGCCGCATCGCCGTGGACGAGCTGGGTGAGTTCTACAAGATGACGTCCAAGGACCAGGACAGCACCTGGCCCTTCAAGATGGACAAGCAGCGCAACTACGACGAGAACCGGCTGGCCACCGGCATCAAGCTCGCCAACGCGCGCATCTTCGAGCGGGCCAGCAGCGAGTCGAAGTACAAGGGCATGGGGACGACCATCGTCAGCGTGCACTTCACCTCGGACGTGGCCTACGTGGGGCACGTGGGCGACAGCCGCGTGTACTTCTTCCGCGCCGGCGCCTTGAAGCAGATCACCGAGGACCACTCCCTGCTCAACGACTACCTCAAGGCGAAGAAGCTCTCGCCGGAGGAGGTCGAGAACTTCCCCCACAAGAACGTCATCGTCCGCGCCCTGGGCATGAAGGAGTCCGTCCAGGTCGACGTGGCGAAGGTCGAGCCGCAGGTGGGCGACATCTTCCTGCTGTGCTCGGACGGCCTGAGCGGCATGGTGACGGACGCGCAGATGCAGGAGATCCTCGCGCGCACCCCGGAGCTGGACAAGGCCTGCTCGCAGCTCATCGACATGGCCAACGCCGCCGGCGGCAACGACAACGTCACCTGCATCCTGGCTCGCTACCACGCCAACTGA
- a CDS encoding DUF192 domain-containing protein, which translates to MRWKVINETRQKPLADQAERATTFARRFKGLMGVTQLAVGQGLHIQPCNSIHTFFMRIPIDVAFLDAQGRIVKQMLALPPWRTTSVYFQARSVLELPAGVLAASGTQEGDRLSFEPASPPTGTPT; encoded by the coding sequence ATGCGCTGGAAGGTGATCAACGAGACGCGGCAGAAGCCGCTGGCGGACCAGGCCGAACGGGCCACCACGTTCGCCCGCCGCTTCAAGGGACTGATGGGGGTGACGCAGCTCGCCGTGGGCCAGGGCCTCCACATCCAGCCCTGCAACTCCATCCATACCTTCTTCATGCGGATCCCCATCGACGTGGCCTTCCTGGACGCCCAGGGGCGCATCGTCAAGCAGATGCTGGCGCTGCCCCCGTGGCGGACGACCTCCGTGTACTTCCAGGCACGCTCCGTCCTGGAGCTGCCCGCCGGGGTGCTCGCCGCCAGCGGCACCCAGGAAGGCGACCGGCTGAGCTTCGAGCCCGCCTCCCCGCCCACCGGAACTCCGACCTGA
- a CDS encoding pyridoxal-phosphate dependent enzyme: MDIHDNILTAIGDTPLVKLNKLVGPNDATVLVKCEFMNPGASIKDRMALYIIEKAEREGKLKPGGTIIENTSGNTGMGVALAAAVKGYKCIFTMPDKMSLEKINRLKALGAQVVVTPTNVAAEDPRSYYETAKRLHRETPGAFMLNQYHNPDNIEAHYALTGPEIYAQTEGKIDYFVSGLGTGGTMSGAGKFLKEKIPGLKNVGVDPEGSVYEGYFKTGKLTEPHVYKVEGIGEDMLCGAMDFKVVDDVRQVDDRQCFVAARRLAREEGIFAGGSSGAAVHVALQLAKEVGKGKTIVVVLPDSGSSYISKFHSDEWMRDNGFLEDKGTGTVRDIVGNKRGEVKTARKGDRVDKVVETMRGHGISQMPVVSEDGRAVGMVHEYDLLNALVAGKVKFADTIDAIVAPLQGALSLDTSIARLREVFAQDNVAVVKEGEKVVAIVTKIDLIDFLHRTASK; encoded by the coding sequence ATGGACATCCACGACAACATCCTCACCGCCATTGGCGACACGCCGCTGGTCAAGCTCAACAAGCTCGTCGGGCCGAACGACGCGACCGTGCTGGTCAAGTGCGAGTTCATGAACCCGGGCGCGTCCATCAAGGACCGCATGGCGCTGTACATCATCGAGAAGGCCGAGCGGGAGGGGAAGCTCAAGCCGGGCGGCACCATCATCGAGAACACGTCCGGCAACACCGGCATGGGCGTGGCGCTGGCCGCGGCGGTGAAGGGCTACAAGTGCATCTTCACCATGCCGGACAAGATGTCCCTGGAGAAGATCAACCGACTGAAGGCGCTGGGCGCCCAGGTGGTGGTGACGCCGACCAACGTCGCCGCGGAGGACCCGCGCAGCTACTACGAGACGGCCAAGCGCCTGCACCGTGAGACGCCCGGCGCGTTCATGCTCAACCAGTACCACAACCCGGACAACATCGAGGCGCACTACGCCCTCACCGGGCCGGAGATCTACGCGCAGACGGAGGGGAAGATCGACTACTTCGTCTCCGGCCTGGGCACCGGCGGCACGATGAGCGGCGCGGGCAAGTTCCTCAAGGAGAAGATTCCGGGCCTGAAGAACGTCGGCGTGGACCCGGAGGGCTCCGTCTACGAGGGCTACTTCAAGACGGGCAAGCTGACCGAGCCGCACGTCTACAAGGTCGAGGGCATCGGCGAGGACATGCTGTGCGGCGCCATGGACTTCAAGGTCGTGGACGACGTGCGGCAGGTGGATGACCGCCAGTGCTTCGTGGCGGCGCGGCGGCTGGCGCGCGAGGAGGGCATCTTCGCGGGTGGCTCCTCCGGCGCGGCGGTGCACGTGGCCCTCCAGTTGGCGAAGGAAGTGGGCAAGGGCAAGACCATCGTCGTCGTGCTCCCCGACTCCGGCAGCAGCTACATCAGCAAGTTCCACTCCGACGAGTGGATGCGCGACAACGGCTTCCTGGAGGACAAGGGCACCGGCACCGTGCGCGACATCGTCGGCAACAAGCGCGGCGAGGTGAAGACGGCGCGCAAGGGTGACCGCGTCGACAAGGTGGTGGAGACGATGCGCGGCCACGGCATCAGCCAGATGCCCGTGGTCTCCGAGGACGGCCGCGCGGTGGGCATGGTGCACGAGTACGACCTGCTCAACGCCCTGGTCGCCGGGAAGGTGAAGTTCGCGGACACCATCGACGCCATCGTCGCCCCCCTGCAGGGCGCGCTGTCGCTGGACACGAGCATCGCCCGCCTGCGGGAGGTCTTCGCGCAGGACAACGTGGCCGTCGTGAAGGAGGGCGAGAAGGTCGTCGCCATCGTCACGAAGATCGACCTCATCGACTTCCTGCACCGCACCGCCTCGAAGTAG
- a CDS encoding tRNA (cytidine(34)-2'-O)-methyltransferase — translation MLESLARPLHLVLVSPQIPPNTGNVARLCAVTGCRLILVEPLGFSIDDRHLKRAGLDYWDKVFLRLYPTYSAYVAAYPEARRWLFSARASTSLFEARFQAGDHLVFGSEVTGLLPEVMEGGTGTAVTIPMLEDRRSLNLSTAVGIGTYEALRQVCFT, via the coding sequence ATGCTCGAATCCCTGGCGCGTCCTCTGCATCTGGTCCTGGTCTCCCCCCAGATTCCCCCCAACACCGGCAACGTGGCCCGGCTGTGCGCGGTGACGGGGTGTCGGCTCATCCTGGTGGAGCCGTTGGGCTTCTCCATCGATGACCGGCACCTGAAGCGCGCGGGGTTGGACTATTGGGACAAGGTGTTCCTGCGGCTGTATCCCACCTACTCGGCGTATGTGGCGGCGTACCCGGAGGCGCGGCGGTGGCTGTTCTCCGCCCGGGCGTCGACGTCGCTGTTCGAGGCGCGCTTCCAGGCGGGGGACCACCTGGTGTTCGGTTCGGAGGTGACGGGGCTCCTGCCGGAGGTGATGGAGGGGGGCACGGGGACGGCGGTGACGATTCCGATGTTGGAGGACCGGCGGAGCCTGAACCTGTCCACGGCGGTGGGTATCGGGACGTACGAGGCCCTGCGACAGGTCTGTTTCACGTAG
- a CDS encoding aminoglycoside phosphotransferase family protein has translation MELEAALRDQVGQAIGRPVPQALIKKLKGDASNRSYYRVGAPPESWVVMVMPLDATKKSEEATKGEPPKELPFVNVHRYLHKLGVRVPAILRYDEPAGMMVLEDLSDITFESALEGGKHNHALYTRAVDLLARLRAQAEKHQDPDCLAFTRAFDEDLYDWELHHFREWGLEAWSGKKPTDAERAELDQTFRDIARQLAAAPRGFTHRDYQSRNIMVKEGELVVIDFQDALQGPRQYDLVALLRDSYVELDREFVDAMLDRYIATFQEASGERIDAVEFKAFFDLLTVQRKLKDAGRFEFIHRVKGNPGFLVSIPASLRYVREAFRRRPELKSLQALVAKYVPELAP, from the coding sequence ATGGAACTCGAGGCCGCCCTGCGCGACCAGGTGGGACAGGCCATTGGCCGTCCCGTTCCCCAGGCCCTCATCAAGAAGCTGAAGGGCGACGCGAGCAACCGCTCGTACTACCGCGTCGGCGCGCCCCCGGAGAGCTGGGTGGTGATGGTGATGCCGCTCGACGCGACGAAGAAGAGCGAGGAGGCCACCAAGGGCGAGCCGCCGAAGGAGCTGCCCTTCGTCAACGTCCACCGCTACCTGCACAAGCTGGGCGTGCGCGTGCCCGCCATCCTCCGCTACGACGAGCCGGCGGGGATGATGGTGCTGGAGGACCTGAGCGACATCACCTTCGAGTCCGCGCTGGAGGGCGGCAAGCACAACCACGCGCTGTACACCCGCGCGGTGGACCTGCTGGCCCGGCTGCGCGCGCAGGCGGAGAAGCACCAGGACCCGGACTGCCTGGCCTTCACGCGCGCCTTCGACGAGGACCTCTACGACTGGGAGCTGCACCACTTCCGCGAGTGGGGCCTGGAGGCGTGGAGCGGGAAGAAGCCCACCGACGCCGAGCGCGCGGAGCTGGACCAGACCTTCCGGGACATCGCGAGGCAGCTGGCCGCCGCGCCCCGGGGCTTCACCCACCGCGACTACCAGAGCCGCAACATCATGGTGAAGGAGGGCGAGCTGGTCGTCATCGACTTCCAGGACGCGCTCCAGGGTCCCCGACAGTACGACCTGGTCGCGCTGCTGCGCGACAGCTACGTGGAGCTGGACCGCGAGTTCGTGGACGCGATGCTCGACCGCTACATCGCCACGTTCCAGGAGGCGAGCGGCGAGCGCATCGACGCGGTGGAGTTCAAGGCGTTCTTCGACCTGCTCACCGTGCAGCGCAAGCTGAAGGACGCGGGCCGCTTCGAGTTCATCCACCGCGTCAAGGGCAACCCGGGCTTCCTCGTCTCCATCCCCGCGTCGCTGCGGTACGTGCGCGAGGCGTTCCGGCGCCGTCCGGAGCTGAAGTCGCTCCAGGCGCTGGTGGCGAAGTACGTCCCCGAACTGGCCCCCTGA